The following are encoded together in the Solenopsis invicta isolate M01_SB chromosome 14, UNIL_Sinv_3.0, whole genome shotgun sequence genome:
- the LOC120359489 gene encoding uncharacterized protein LOC120359489: MLHLDSASSATATVSASDSETPASNNSDKSPKTVALCAMSANLARPPVVLATARVFVGPLAGRQVAARALIDTGAELTLVAAHLAKKLKLRRFILPTALSAVGGLDAGIHRYAAHIQISPIDGIEPPVVTTATILSSLASYSSASIQSPLQWDHLADLTLADPNSSSTDPIDLIIGADIYADIMRDGVRRGSRGQPIAQETIFGWIVQGRTPLSNSSRRTITVQHCTIAESVSLDSELRRFWEIEEIPRHTILSPEEQRCENHFLTSHSRTPAGQYIVRLPFKSGPPSILVPRAM; encoded by the coding sequence ATGCTCCATCTTGACTCGGCCTCTTCCGCTACTGCGACAGTTAGTGCATCCGATTCCGAGACCCCGGCGTCGAACAATTCCGATAAATCTCCGAAAACAGTGGCATTATGCGCGATGTCGGCAAATCTCGCCCGACCGCCGGTAGTCCTCGCCACTGCACGCGTGTTCGTCGGACCTCTCGCCGGTCGTCAAGTCGCTGCACGAGCATTGATTGACACCGGAGCGGAACTTACACTCGTTGCGGCtcatttagcaaaaaaattaaaactgcgtcGGTTCATACTGCCTACCGCCTTGTCCGCCGTCGGCGGCCTTGACGCGGGCATTCATCGTTACGCCGCGCACATTCAAATCTCACCGATCGACGGGATCGAGCCGCCGGTCGTTACAACAGCGACGATTTTAAGTTCGCTTGCTAGTTACTCGTCAGCGTCTATTCAATCTCCTCTTCAATGGGATCATCTCGCGGATCTCACTCTCGCAGATCCAAATTCTTCAAGTACAGATCCCATTGATCTCATAATCGGCGCTGACATCTACGCAGACATAATGCGAGATGGCGTTCGCAGAGGATCTCGCGGTCAGCCTATTGCTCAAGAAACGATCTTCGGCTGGATTGTTCAAGGCCGCACGCCTCTGTCGAATTCGTCTCGTCGGACCATTACAGTGCAACATTGTACGATCGCGGAATCCGTTTCACTTGATAGCGAATTGAGGAGATTTTGGGAAATCGAGGAAATTCCGAGGCACACGATACTCAGCCCGGAAGAGCAGAGATGCGagaatcattttttaacttCTCATTCGCGCACTCCCGCCGGTCAGTACATAGTTCGTCTGCCGTTCAAGAGTGGTCCTCCCTCGATATTGGTACCTCGCGCGATGTAG